In Panicum virgatum strain AP13 chromosome 5K, P.virgatum_v5, whole genome shotgun sequence, the genomic window GCCGGCGTGTTTTGCCTGCTCGGACCAgtctggccggccggcctgctgtTCGCCATCCCGCAGCTTCGCCGATCTCGGACGACGCGCGCGGCGGGGACCGAGGTCCACGCCGGCGGTGACAGAATCCAGGGCGGGGCGGCCTACGTCATCCCAGTCGACGAGGGTCAATGTGCATCAATCATCAGAGCTACTAGTAGCAGTGACTTTTCAACTTCAAAGCTGAGGCCTGCAGACTGAATTGAAGAGGTCGCTCGTgttcatcatgaaagaaaagtGACGTTTTCTAATTTACAGACGAACATACGGAGGGTTCCGTACTGTCGATTTCCAACCAAATTTTCCCtcttttttactatttttttcctttcttagtaatttttttgttgttttgtgACAAAAAGTTTTCAATGAAAATTttcagaaaaaatatttttgagagatagaaaagagagaaaaaattttgaaagagaaattcatccaaacaaaaaaaaactcaggTAAAATAACATTTTCATcccaaaactaaaaaaaaaactcgtgtaaaaaaattttgtatgcaaaaacaaataaaaaagctCAGGGTCAAAAATTGTGTAacaacaaaaaattaaaaaaagaaaaaaaaactcatctcccccgccgccgcgcctcccccctcccccgtcGCAGCGCCGCGTCCccaccctccaccgccgcgccgccccgccccgccgccgcacctccccgccacccctccctgccgccgccgcgccatctccgccgccgccgcccccctccgcccccgcgccaccccgccgccactgCCACTGCTGCTCCTCCCCGGGAGGCCTCCCCGTTGGATctgggaggaaggagagggaggagaggataGGAAAAGGGATAGAACTCAAAGGGATAGTGGGGAAAGGGGGAAAAAAGAGGAAGGGAGGAGCCGGATGGATTAACGCCGTAAGGGGAATCGCACGGGTGCCCGCAGAATCGGCATTGGGAAGAAAAGTATGCAGATTTTAAGGTCACGTACAACAGGTTGTTGATTGCCGTCGACATGCAGCACAATTTAGCAAAATCCCCCCTCGCGAGCTGCAGTTAGAGCGGCGTCGTCGACTCGTTCATCTACGACCTGTTCTCGTGCTCCGAGGCATTTCGACGAGGCCGCCGCCTGTTGTACGGCTCAATGCGTGGAGATGGCAGCGCCAAAAGATTTGCTGCGCTCGGTGGAGATTCCTTTCGCGCGCAAGGTTCGCGCCTTCTCTGTGAAAGTCTCTTTCGCGCTCCTGTGAAATACTCTCTCTGCATCTCCCGAACTACGGCGAGGATTGCCCTGACAGCTGCCCAGCTAGTTCCCCCATGCCTCTAGGAACTCTCCCCGCCCTCATGCACGACCACGCCTCAACGGAGCGGGGCTCCCCGTAATGGcgcccatggcgcggcggcaagAGGCGGCCAGAGCCACTACGCTCGGCCAGAACCGCTCCCAGCGAGCCAACGGAACTGCAAGCACCACACGCACCTCCACTGCCCTCAACGCGACACCAGACGCAAAGAAAACGGCCCGGACATCGATCTCACCGGAGGCCCTGGGACGGCGACGCACAGAAGAAGTGCGACCATGGTAGGCAGCTATGGTGGAAGAGAGCTCGGAGTGGTTCAAATGGACTTGTGGGTCGCTAGTGGGGGTGTGGCTTCAAGGAATCGATGGGACTCGGCTCGAGGATGATGGATTTCAATGAGGGGCGGAGCTCAGGCAAAAGAGGATGAATAGCAGGAGGAAGATGAACTGTTGGTCTGCAACTTTCTGAATGGGCTTTGAACCGTACGGGCACCCAAAATTAAACACTCCATCGctttttatgtattgttcaTTCTCTCATGTATGCAACAAAATGGCTACAAAGATCAATTATGCACTAAATCACCATGAGTTTGTGTCAAATGATGAATTAATCATCATGCAGACAGCTAAATAGATAGCTTATTGTACAAGCTGTCTGTTCAGTTGTCTGTTTGTAATAAAAAGTCAGCAGCTGTCTGCActgttgtacatgccctaaATCCGCCGAGTCTATGCAGTACACGCATTGCCACGGACTGAATCTCACACCACTGGAAATTCAACCGTGGGCAATTCCAACCCAACCGATCTCCAGgcatttgttcttttttttttttgacgccTCCAGGCATTTGTTCTTGTTCACGCACGCAGGCGCGAGGAGAAGGGGACGGAGGCAAAACAGAACGTGCCGTTGCGTGAAAGTGACCAAGCGCGGGGGGCTAAACAAAAGCAACGGGCCGACCGCGGCGACGCCACGTTCCTTCCAAATTAAGTACCCCATCACTCCACTACACACACTCCCGTCCCAATCACCTCTCCCTTTCTCCCCTCTGCTTCCGGTTCCGGCTTCCCCCACAACCTCACCACCACCATGGCCgctgctctcctcctcctcctcctcctcccgctcctcgTCAGCGCCAATGCCGCCGACCCGGCGCTGGCCACCATCGTGCTCAAGGACGGCACCACCTGCACCCTCTGCGCGTCCTGCGACAACCCCTGCAACCCCTCCTACTACCCGCCCCCGTCCCCGCCCCCGGCGCCCGTCACCACGCCGTGCCCGCCCCCGCCGTCCTACCCCGCcccctccgccggcggcggcggcggtcccatCGTCTACTCGTCCCCGCCCCCTCCCGCGTCCACCGGCGGTGGCTTGTACTACCCGCCGCCCACCGGCGGGTCCACGGGCGGCAACAACGGCGCCTCCCAgcagggcggcggaggcggaggcggcgcttacccgaccccgccgccgcccaacccGTTCCTGCCCTACTTCCCCTTCTACTACtacagcccgccgccgccgcactacTCCGGCGCCTGGGCCGTgaccgccgcctcgtcgccggccgcgaCGCTGCTCGCGGCGCTCCTCTCCGGgatgctgctcctgctgctgcagcagcagcagtggtaGATCTGCCGAGTGAGTTGACGCGCTGTGTTTTTTCCACTTACACTAGACTACTGCTAGAGGTGGTGGGTGAACAGAGCTGGTGATCGATTCAATTGTGGCCTGTGTATTCTAGTAAATTTTAATTGTAATTTTAATTCCATTGTATTTTACccccttcttcttttctttctttgtgaTTTATATGTGTCGGTCGGTATAAAAAACTTGTAGCAAAAATTGTACAAGGAGGGCAACAAAGTAATGATCTATAGCATGCAGGACCATACTCTCTTCTACAAAGATCGATCTAACTGAATTTGTTCATTCCAAAGAATGAACCCAGTTCGTTCAAAATGGGAATGAACCTAAAGAGTTACAAagccccccctcccccgcgtCGCTCCCTCCGGGCTCGGGGGCGCCACACCGCCTCCTCTCCATCCCGCCCGTctgtctccggcggcggccgccgcccaccgccggcgtcggcggccagCGGCGACGCCGAAGCCGGCCCCCGCGTTGTCTCCTCCTCTTCCCtcttcccctctccctctccaatcCCACTCTACTAACCCTAGCCGTCGGGCACCGGGATCCTCCTccggtcgccggccgccggccgtcgaGGGTTGATCCACCCTCCCTGGGCCCGGATCTACTCTTCCTTGGTGCGGTGTTGCCCTCCTTGATGTCGACCACCACGGGCGCCACTTCTGCCGCCTGGCGGGCCGGGGGCTGCTGCCTCCTTGAAGGCCGGATCTGCGCCTCCACAATCGACTCCGGCTGACCTTCGTGGGCgtccccccctcccccgcccgcgccgctgccgatcCTTCGGGGCTCCCGGccctgaccgccgccgccgcctcgggggCGGCCTGTGGCCGCGGATTGGGGGTTGGGGAGACCGCTCCCCTTCCCTTGGCCGCTACTGGGGGAGGGTCCGCTTCCCGTGGTTGCCGCGGTTCGGGGGGCTCCAGCCTGGTGGGGCGCCATATGTTGGCACCGCCGTCGGTTGACGCTTGTGGCGGGCGGTTGTCACCGCCGTCCGTTGGCGCCGCCGTCGACTCATTACCCAAGAACTACGGGCGAAAGCCCTGCCCAGTGTTGTGCTGGGCCATCAACAGCGGCGTTTACGGGCATCGTTCCCCTCCCTGGAGGCGGTGGTGTGCAGTCTTGGATGTTGACTTGTGGTTCCATCCCTTCCGTGTGTGGAGGGTCGTTGTCGCCGGGGGTGTGGCTCTGGGGCGGGGCTGAGGCAAAAGCCTTTGCCTGCTTGTAGGCCGATGATGGCGACGTCCTCGGGCACCATTTTCGTCCTTGGAGGCATCATTCGTTAGCCCTTCCCCCTCTGTGCCCCCATGGCTGGTCTCCTATTCGGTGGTTCATCCTCTGTACCTACCTCGCTTCGTATTACATGCTGTCGTTTTGGTTGCCTAGGTCGTGGCGGATGCTTTGTCGCCCTGTCGCGATGTCCGCTAATGTTTGCAGATGGTGGGTTGTTGGACCTGGCGGATGCGTTGCTGCTGTACTTATtctctggcggatgctttgccgccttgATGCTTGGCATTTGCTTTGCCGCCGTGGTCGTGCTGTTTGGTGGATGTTTCACCACCGTTTCGTGCTTGCTCTCTCTTGGCATCTTTAGCGACAGTATATTCTCTTTGTGCAGGTTCAGCTCTTCGGTCGGCCTCCATTTGGGTGGCATGTGTGGAGTGCCCTTCCCCTTTGTGCTTTTCTGTTGTCCGTCTTTTTGTGGCTACGGCCGTTTGTGTGTTGTCTGTACTTTTCTTCAGTGTTTCTCTATCTTTAGTCTTTTGTGTTCTTGTGTTGGTCAACCTCTGTTTGGCCGCATCAAAATTATGTTTGTAACtgttttcttcttaatgaaaaacgtggtcaggcacggtcgcgaaaaagaGAATGAACCTAAAATACAAGAGTTTGCCCAGCAGCTTGCTTGGTGATTGTTCTAGAATTTTGTCCACTGAGGTGTGCAGTGTGCTCGCCACTTGCCAGAAGCCCATCATGCTTATTTTTCCCCGTCTCTCTCTTTTACCGTTGGAGAGACAATGCACATGTGCCTCGTCCACCGACAGTTGTGCACGTTTTATTTTTTGTTACCCATTTTTATTTTCATCGTGACGTGCAGTGTACTGATGAGGTCGGTAGATCTCTGTGGCTGAGAGTGCCGCCTCAGCAGGGGAAGGAAATGTCTGGTCCCGGAGAAGAAAATGGAAGTGGAAGACAACAAT contains:
- the LOC120706711 gene encoding actin cytoskeleton-regulatory complex protein PAN1-like, whose amino-acid sequence is MAAALLLLLLLPLLVSANAADPALATIVLKDGTTCTLCASCDNPCNPSYYPPPSPPPAPVTTPCPPPPSYPAPSAGGGGGPIVYSSPPPPASTGGGLYYPPPTGGSTGGNNGASQQGGGGGGGAYPTPPPPNPFLPYFPFYYYSPPPPHYSGAWAVTAASSPAATLLAALLSGMLLLLLQQQQW